One Deltaproteobacteria bacterium genomic window, TTGGGAGACGCCGCGCATACGATCGATAAAAGGGAAAAGAACCGACAAGACCCCGTCCCGATCCATGTCGCGCACGATTGAACTCGCGCGCTCCCCATCCAGAATCAGGTTCCATTCGTCTCGAACCCGCTCCCCTGAAACCGCTTTCAATCCGGAGTTCGTTTTCAAAGCCCTCTGGAGATTCAAGTCCAAGCGAGCCCCGATCTGTGCGGCAAAGCGGTACGCCCTCAATATACGGAGCGGATCGTCTTCGAAGGCTGACGGATCGGACAGGCGCAGTAATCGTTGCCGTAAGTCCGATTCGCCGTTCAAGGGGTCAATCAGTCCCCGTTCAGGGTGGAACAGGTCCAATGCCATGGAGTTGATCGTAAAATCGCGTCGTCTTAGATCCTCCCGGATCGTCGGTCCCCTCAATCCGGTGAAGTCGATGAAACGGCCTGCTTCATCGTCTGCCTTCCGAACAATTCGAAACACGGTTTGGCGATGGTCCAGGCGAAACCACGAAGCGCCGAGGTGGTTTGCCACTTCGCGAACAAAGGACTCCTCCGCTACGGATCCGGCAATATCGAAATCCACGGGCTTCAAGCCGAGTAGCAGGTCACGAATCGCTCCCCCGACCACAAATGCCGTCCGTCTTTCCTTTTGAGCCAAAGAGTGAATAAGTGCGAGGGCGGGTTCCCGGAGACAGGTTTTCGTCAGCGTTTCACCCCGCAGGTCTTGTTCCGGAAGAGACATATCAGCACTGGATTCGACCGCAGAAGCGTTCGGTTTGCCCCTAGATAGTTCCATTGACAAGGTAAATGACAAGTTAAGTTGACATCTTCCACGAGTTAGGTATAATAATCAAACTGCGGTATGTTGTGTGTGGAACCGCAAATTTACGTGAAAGAGATGACACCATGAGCAGAAGAAAATCTGTCAAGTCGATACGCAAAGAAAACCGCATGAAGGCGAATATGAGAAACAAGAAACGTGTTTGCCGTAAATGCGGTCAAATAATTGAAGGGCCGAACTACTTTTTTTGTGATTCTTGCCACCGGACTGTTTCCAAGACTGTCGCCTAGCTCGCCGCAGTTTCGGCCGCATTCAGGCGGCGGACACCCGTCTTGCTCCTACCGAAATCCTGGGCCGTTGCGCGTCGATGGACGCGTATCCACTAAACAAGGTTTTTCTCCTGCAAGAACTTCATGGTACGGTTGCTTATCGTAGTCGCTCGGGTCAGGGCTTCGGTTAAATGATGAGACGATTCGAACACCACTCCGGAATCCACCATGACAACACCGGTTTCCAGCGATTTTTGTATTTCCTGCCATTCCTTTTGCGGGGACACACGTTCCGCGACAGACACCTCGTTTTGGATCATTCTTAAATACACGGAAAACAGGCTCAAAGCTCCTCGAAGCTCGTCGCCCCTCATTCCTTCCATGATCTGAAGCAGAGTGTTTCCCACAATGAGAGAAGCCTTGATGCGCTCGCCCATCATCAGTCCCAGAATAGCTTCCTTTTCCGTCATAAACAGGACTCCTTTTTCTAACAGACGCTGCCTGAGCCTTTTGAAACGGATAGAATCCCAAACCCTGCGGACCGTCTTTCGAAAGTGAGCCGCGCGTCATCTGAAACCGGGTTCCAGGAACATTTCCGGAACAGGCGAAGTCTGGATTCATTCTCGTCTTTCCCTCAGAAAACATATCATAGCACTTCATCCCCGGTTTCTGAAAGTTCTTTTCCCTGCTTGCACGCCTGTAACAAACCGTTACCTCCTCTATCCCCCGTCGCATTTTTCCATTGGTCAAACATTTCGGCATCCCCTATAATTGTTTTGATATGGGTGATCAGACACGCAGACCTCGAGAATCCCACGTGGGGCGCCGGGGAGGCATCCCTCGAAGCGGCGCAGCCGTTTCCGTACAAGTGTCCGCCTTGGCTCTGGCTTTGATCCTGTTGATCGTACAGTTTATCTGCTTCCGGGAGAGTGTTTCGATGTCAAGACCGAAGACCGGGTCCCCCACTGGTCCCATTGCCGTCGAGATAAGAGGGCCGGAGGACTCTTCCCTCGTAAGTCTGTTTGACCGGGAGCCTTCGCTGGAAAGGGTGCTCGGTAGGGCCGGCTTCGAATCCAAGGAAGGAGCAGTCGCCTCCTCCTTCCAAACAGTAATAGTCCATGGATCTGTGGTGGAATGGGTCGGTGGGCCCACTAAAGATTCAGTCCGCATCTGCCCAATGGAGGCCCGCAAACGGCTCGCACTGGGCCTTAAGATAGACATCAACCATGCCGGTCTGGACGAGCTGACCGCTGTTCCGGGTCTCAGCCGCCGGCGAGCCGAAAGGTTGATCCGGTACCGCTTGGAATATGGGGCCATCGGACAACTTGAAGAACTTACGACAAAGCGAGTACTGGGAGTGGAAACGGTTCGTCGAATTCGTCCTTTTGTAGAATGTGTTCTTTGATGTCTCGCGATTCCATTGTTGGGGTGATTCTCGCCGCGGGATTCTCTCGCCGCATGGGCGATCCCAAGCAATTGCTCATGATTCAAGGGCAACGCCTCTTGG contains:
- a CDS encoding helix-hairpin-helix domain-containing protein; the encoded protein is MSRPKTGSPTGPIAVEIRGPEDSSLVSLFDREPSLERVLGRAGFESKEGAVASSFQTVIVHGSVVEWVGGPTKDSVRICPMEARKRLALGLKIDINHAGLDELTAVPGLSRRRAERLIRYRLEYGAIGQLEELTTKRVLGVETVRRIRPFVECVL